The segment GACGCCTTCGAGGCCCACAGGCGCAGCAGGTTCACCGTCTTCGTGCCATAGCCCGCGATCGGGATGTCGTGCGGTACGCCCACGATCGTCTGCGTGTCCACCCAGCGCGGCCGCGAGTTGCCGCGGTCGTCGAACACGTTTTCCACGCGACCGTAGAGATGCACCTCCTGGGTGTAGTCGGCGCGAACCACTTCCCACGGATCGCCAAAGAGCAGCCAGCTGTCCGGATGCTCGATCTGATGGCCATTGACGAACTCCTGCTTGAACAGCCCGAATTCGTAATAGATGCCGTAGCCGAGCGCCGGATAATCGAGCGTCGACAGCGAATCCAGAAAACACGCCGCGAGCCGGCCGAGGCCGCCGTTGCCCAGGCCCATGTCGATCTCCGCTTCGCGCACCGCGTCGAAATCGACGCCCAGCGATTTGAGCGCGCTGCGCGCGTCCTCGGTCAGCCCCGTCGCGAGCAGGTTGCTCTCGAACAGCCGCCCCATCAGATACTCAAGCGAGAAATAGTACACGCGGCGCACGTTCTCGATGTTGTGCACTGCCTGCGTCTCGATCATCCGCTCGTGGATGCGGTCGCGCGCCGCCAGCGCCGTCGCGATCCACCAGTCGCGCGGCGTCGCCGCCCCGGGATGCCGCGCCAGCGTCGAGGTCAGGTGCCGCAGGATCAGCGCGCGCAGATGCTGCACCGGCGGGGCGAGCGGCGCGAGGTTCTTGGTCAGGAACGGCGGAGCAGTGTGACCGCTTTCCGACGGCGACACGTCCGTCGCGGCGGGCTGGGGAGTGGTGGTGGGCATGGTGGATTGGACTCTCGATGATTTTGCGGCGGCGCGCATGGTACGGGTATCATTTTTGGAACCGCCGCGCCAGCTCCGCGTGATTCAGCTCAATGTAGGTCGGTCGGCCGGCTGGATTGGTCATGGGCGTACGCGTGGCGAACAAGTGCGTGACCAAGGCCCGGAGCTCCTGCTCGCCCGTGACGGCGGGCAGGCGGACCGCTTTGACCGAGGCGAGTCGGGCCAGTTCCTCCCGCGCGAGGTTGGCGTCGCGATCGGGCCAGTGGCCCTCGCGGAATGCCCCGAGCAGATCGCGCAGGAACGGCTCGGCATCCGCGGGCTCCATCCACGCCGGCACCGCCTCGATGCGGAAAAAATTTCGGCCAAACTCCGCGATCTCGAACCCGTGCGCGTTGAGAAACTGCACTCGGTCCAGCAGCAACGCCGCGGCGATCGGATCGAGTTCCACCGGCACCGGCAGCAGCAGCCGCTGGCTCGGCACCGCGCCGGAGCGAAACTGTTCCTGCAGCCGCTCGAACCAGACGCGCTCGTGCGCCGCCCGGCGATCCAGCAGGATCAGACCCGCGGTCGTCTCGAACAGCGCGTAGTTGCCGTGCGCCAGTCCGACAAACCGCCACGAGGGCGAAGCGGGCTTGAGCGGCGCCGGTACGGCGGCGGCTCCGGCATTCACCGGCATTGGCGCGGCCGGTATTCGCGGCACCGCGGGCGGCAACACCCCCGCCGGCCGCGCACCCGCGATCGCCCCGGATTTCTCGAGGTACGGCGTGGACTCCGCGCCGAAGCGCGCCGTTACAATCAGGTTCCCGGCGGCGAGCGGAGTCGCCGCCCTACCCTCGGCATGCGCTGCAGGCGCGTCGTCCTTCCGCCCGTGCGCCGCCGGCGCGCCTGGCGACTCGGGCTTGGGCATGTTGTCCGCCGAAGGCTGGGCGAAGTCGGATCGATGGTCGGCAATCTCCCTCAGCCGCTGCAGCACCGACCGGATCACAAAGCTGCGGACCGCGGGCTCGTTGCGGAACCGCACCTCGCGCTTTGCCGGATGCACGTTCACGTCGACCGCCGCGGGATCACACTCGAAAAACACGAACGCCAGCGGATAGCGCCCCTTCGGCACGGACTCGTAATAGCTCTCGATCAGCGCATAGTTCAGCGTCCGGCTGTCGACTGGCCGCTGGTTCACGAACACGATCATCTCATGCCGCGTGCCGCGGCCCACACCTGGCCGGCCGATCAGCCCGCCGAGCCGCATGCCGGATTCCACCGATTCGATCGGCACGAGCGACTCGGCGGTCTGCCGACCGAAAATTTCCGCAATCCGCTCTGCGAGTGTAGGGCATTCCGGCGAGCGGAAAATCACGCGTCCGTCCTCGATGAGAGAGAAAGCCGTTCCCGGACAGGCCAGGGCATACAGCCGCACGCATTGCACGATATGGGCCGCCTCGGTCTGGTCGCTCTTGAGAAATTTCCGCCGCGCGGGCACCGAGTTGAACAGCTGTGCCACCTCGATCCGCGTGCCGACGGGCCGACCACAGTCGCGCACGTGCACCAGCTTGCCGCCGCTCACCAGCACCTCGGTGCCCACGTTCTGGCCGGCCTCGCGCGTCTGCAGCTCGAATCGCGACACGCTCGCGATCGACGGCAGCGCCTCGCCGCGGAAGCCGTAGCTCCCCAGCCGGTCGAGATCGGCGGCCTCGCTGATCTTGCTGGTCGCATGCCGTTCGAGCGCGAGCAGCGCGTCGTCGCGCGACATGCCGGAGCCGTTGTCCTCGACGCGCATCAACGACCGGCCGCCGTGCCGGAATTCCACCTCGATCCGCGTCGCGCCGGCGTCGAGCGCGTTTTCCACGAGTTCCTTCACGACCGCGGCGGGACGTTCGATGACTTCGCCCGCGGCGATCTGGTTCGCGACGCGATCGGACAGGATCCGGACTTTGGCCATGCGACGGATGGACGAGATGCGTGGAGAGGGTTGATTCTGGTGCCGAGAGCTGGAGCCCGATGGCCCCCGCTCAACCCTCAACGCTCAACCCTCAACTTCTTCTCCCACCGTTTGAATTGTTTCGCGAGCGCTCCGGGGCCGGGCATGCCGGTGCCGCTGCGCTTCGCCAGCGCGCGGCCGAGATCGAACACTTCCGCCCAGTCCTCCTCGAACGCCGGGTGAATCTTCTTCATCTCCTCGGTCGGAATCTGATTCAGCGCCGCGTTGTTCTTTTCCGCGAGCCGCACCACCGCGCCCACGGCGTGATGCGCTTCGCGGAACGGCACGCCTTTCGCCACCAGATAGTCGGCGAGGTCGGTCGCCAGCAACGCCGGATCCGACACCGCCGCAGCGCAGCGTTCGACCTGGATCTTCATCCCCGTCACCGTGCCGGCGAGCACGTCGGCACAGAGCGCGGTTTGATCGAAGCTGTCGAACACCGGCGGTTTGTCCTCCTGCAGGTCGCGATTGTAGGTCAGCGGCAGCCCCTTCGTCAGCGTCAGCAGGGTGTGCAGGTTGCCCTGCAGTCGCGCCGACTTGCCGCGCAGCAGCTCGCACGCGTCGGGGTTCTTCTTCTGCGGCATCAACGACGAGCCCGTGCAGAACGCGTCGGGCAGCTCCGCGAACTTGAATTCCGCGCTGCTCCACAGGATCAGATCCTCCGCGATCCGCGAAACGTGCACGCCGAAGAGCGCGCATGCGGCGGCGAATTCGATGAACAGGTCGCGGTCCGCAACCGTGTCCATCGAGTTCTGCGTGACCTGCGGCCGGCCTTTCGCGTCCAGGAATCCGAGCGCCCGCGCGGTGAACTCGCGATCGATCGGCAGCGTCGTACCCGCGATCGCACCCGCGCCCAGCGGGCACCAGTTCGCGTGCTCCGCTACGTCGCGAAACCGCGCGCCGTCGCGATCGAGCATTTCGATCCAGGCGAAAAGGTGATGGGCGAGAAAGACCGGCTGCGCCCGCTGCAGGTGCGTGTAACCGGGGATCAGCACCGTGCGGTTCGCGGTGGCGACCTCGAGCAGCGCCCGTTGCGCGCCA is part of the Opitutus terrae PB90-1 genome and harbors:
- the mutL gene encoding DNA mismatch repair endonuclease MutL, with amino-acid sequence MAKVRILSDRVANQIAAGEVIERPAAVVKELVENALDAGATRIEVEFRHGGRSLMRVEDNGSGMSRDDALLALERHATSKISEAADLDRLGSYGFRGEALPSIASVSRFELQTREAGQNVGTEVLVSGGKLVHVRDCGRPVGTRIEVAQLFNSVPARRKFLKSDQTEAAHIVQCVRLYALACPGTAFSLIEDGRVIFRSPECPTLAERIAEIFGRQTAESLVPIESVESGMRLGGLIGRPGVGRGTRHEMIVFVNQRPVDSRTLNYALIESYYESVPKGRYPLAFVFFECDPAAVDVNVHPAKREVRFRNEPAVRSFVIRSVLQRLREIADHRSDFAQPSADNMPKPESPGAPAAHGRKDDAPAAHAEGRAATPLAAGNLIVTARFGAESTPYLEKSGAIAGARPAGVLPPAVPRIPAAPMPVNAGAAAVPAPLKPASPSWRFVGLAHGNYALFETTAGLILLDRRAAHERVWFERLQEQFRSGAVPSQRLLLPVPVELDPIAAALLLDRVQFLNAHGFEIAEFGRNFFRIEAVPAWMEPADAEPFLRDLLGAFREGHWPDRDANLAREELARLASVKAVRLPAVTGEQELRALVTHLFATRTPMTNPAGRPTYIELNHAELARRFQK
- the argH gene encoding argininosuccinate lyase, which produces MAKTSSQATWGGRFTAAPADLMLQFSESVSFDRRLAPFDIAGSKAHSAMLAHVGLITAAERDAIHAGLDAILAEIKAGKFKWEVKLEDVHMNIEQALTRRVPAAAKLHTARSRNDQVATDMRLWFKHACGVLAQKIAGAQRALLEVATANRTVLIPGYTHLQRAQPVFLAHHLFAWIEMLDRDGARFRDVAEHANWCPLGAGAIAGTTLPIDREFTARALGFLDAKGRPQVTQNSMDTVADRDLFIEFAAACALFGVHVSRIAEDLILWSSAEFKFAELPDAFCTGSSLMPQKKNPDACELLRGKSARLQGNLHTLLTLTKGLPLTYNRDLQEDKPPVFDSFDQTALCADVLAGTVTGMKIQVERCAAAVSDPALLATDLADYLVAKGVPFREAHHAVGAVVRLAEKNNAALNQIPTEEMKKIHPAFEEDWAEVFDLGRALAKRSGTGMPGPGALAKQFKRWEKKLRVER